Proteins co-encoded in one Stenotrophomonas maltophilia genomic window:
- a CDS encoding N(4)-(beta-N-acetylglucosaminyl)-L-asparaginase, whose amino-acid sequence MVDRRQFLQASALAAGIAALPGVQARSQGGAKVVSTWDFGVPANQAAWKVLAGGGSALDAVEAGARWAESELCNPTVGHCGNPDRDGVLSLDASIMDGDGRCGAVAALVDILHPVSVARKVMENSPHVLLVGEGAQQFAVQQGFERKHLLTPQAEAAWREWLKTEKYQPQINAERRGIPGNSDNHDTIGMLALDARGNLAGACTTSGMAWKLHGRVGDSPIIGAGLYVDNEVGAATASGVGEEMIRNAASFLVVELMRQGRSPAQACREAIDRVVRKRPEASRTLQVCFLAMNKQGEVGAYALHRGFVYAVCDAQRQDDLRDSPSIYTSTQA is encoded by the coding sequence ATGGTGGATCGCAGGCAGTTCCTGCAGGCCAGCGCACTGGCCGCAGGCATCGCAGCATTACCGGGCGTGCAGGCGCGCAGCCAGGGCGGGGCGAAGGTCGTTTCAACCTGGGATTTCGGCGTGCCGGCCAACCAGGCGGCGTGGAAGGTGCTGGCCGGCGGCGGCAGCGCGCTGGATGCGGTCGAAGCCGGCGCACGCTGGGCCGAGAGCGAACTGTGCAACCCCACCGTCGGCCATTGCGGCAACCCCGATCGCGACGGCGTGCTGAGCCTGGACGCGAGCATCATGGATGGCGATGGCCGTTGTGGAGCGGTGGCCGCGCTGGTCGACATCCTGCATCCGGTGTCGGTGGCCCGCAAAGTGATGGAGAACAGCCCGCATGTGCTGCTGGTGGGCGAGGGCGCGCAGCAGTTCGCGGTGCAGCAGGGCTTCGAACGCAAGCACCTGCTGACGCCACAGGCCGAGGCCGCATGGCGTGAGTGGCTGAAGACCGAGAAGTACCAGCCGCAGATCAACGCCGAGCGCCGCGGCATCCCCGGCAACAGCGACAACCACGACACCATCGGCATGCTGGCACTGGATGCGCGCGGCAACCTGGCCGGCGCCTGCACCACCAGCGGCATGGCCTGGAAGCTGCACGGCCGGGTCGGCGACAGCCCGATCATCGGTGCCGGCCTGTATGTCGATAACGAGGTGGGTGCGGCGACTGCTTCGGGCGTGGGTGAGGAGATGATCCGCAACGCCGCCTCGTTCCTGGTGGTCGAGCTGATGCGCCAGGGGCGCTCGCCGGCGCAGGCCTGCCGCGAGGCGATCGACCGCGTCGTGCGCAAGCGCCCCGAAGCGAGCAGGACCCTGCAGGTGTGCTTCCTGGCCATGAACAAGCAGGGCGAGGTGGGCGCGTATGCGCTGCATCGTGGCTTCGTCTATGCGGTGTGCGATGCGCAACGCCAGGACGACCTGCGCGATTCGCCGTCTATCTACACGAGCACGCAGGCGTGA
- a CDS encoding copper homeostasis protein CutC, with protein sequence MSTRLTLEIASNSLASALAAQAGGADRIELFDNLAEGGTTPSFASIAIARERLSIPLFVLVRPRPGDFHYDALETELMLRDIAQCRALGCDGVVIGALDVQGNIDLALCRELVQAAGPLQVTFHRAFDAARDLPAALEQVIALGCQRVLTSGGQVSAEAGASLLAGLVAQAAGRISVMAGAGLAPGNIAAVARQSGCTELHASAKGLRRSAMQFQNTALRGLDPDWSQTATATVAALRQALDD encoded by the coding sequence GTGAGCACGCGGCTCACCCTGGAGATCGCCAGCAACTCGCTGGCCTCGGCGTTGGCCGCGCAGGCCGGCGGCGCCGACCGCATCGAGCTGTTCGACAACCTGGCCGAGGGTGGCACCACGCCGTCGTTCGCCAGCATCGCCATCGCCCGCGAACGCCTGTCGATTCCGCTGTTCGTGCTGGTGCGCCCGCGCCCGGGCGACTTCCACTACGACGCGCTGGAAACCGAACTGATGCTGCGTGACATCGCGCAGTGCCGTGCGCTCGGTTGCGATGGCGTGGTGATCGGCGCGCTGGATGTGCAGGGCAACATCGACCTCGCGTTGTGCCGTGAACTGGTGCAGGCCGCCGGGCCGCTGCAGGTGACCTTCCATCGCGCCTTCGACGCCGCGCGTGATCTGCCGGCCGCGCTGGAGCAGGTGATCGCACTCGGCTGCCAGCGCGTGCTGACCTCCGGTGGCCAGGTCAGCGCCGAGGCCGGTGCCAGCCTGTTGGCCGGCCTGGTTGCCCAGGCGGCAGGGCGCATCTCGGTGATGGCCGGCGCTGGATTGGCTCCGGGCAATATCGCCGCTGTCGCGCGGCAGAGCGGCTGCACCGAGCTGCACGCCTCGGCCAAGGGTCTGCGCCGCTCGGCCATGCAGTTCCAGAATACGGCCCTGCGCGGGCTGGACCCGGACTGGAGCCAGACCGCCACCGCCACCGTGGCCGCACTACGGCAGGCGCTGGACGATTGA
- the hisIE gene encoding bifunctional phosphoribosyl-AMP cyclohydrolase/phosphoribosyl-ATP diphosphatase HisIE yields the protein MSIEIKPSLDALQKLDWGKGEGLLPAVVQDVDTLQVLMLGYVSAESLAATLAIGHMTFFSRSKQRLWTKGEQSGNVLEVQSISVDCDADTLLVMARPAGPTCHTGADSCFDGAPKDFLGGLGQLVAMRDAQRPPGSYTTSLFEGGIRRIAQKVGEEGVETALAAVAQDDDALLGEASDLLYHLLVLLRARGLSLDDARAMLERRHR from the coding sequence ATGTCTATTGAAATCAAGCCGTCATTGGACGCACTGCAGAAACTGGACTGGGGCAAGGGCGAAGGCCTGCTGCCGGCGGTGGTGCAGGACGTCGATACATTGCAGGTGCTGATGCTGGGCTACGTGAGCGCCGAATCGCTGGCGGCGACCCTGGCGATCGGCCACATGACCTTCTTCAGCCGTAGCAAGCAGCGGTTGTGGACCAAGGGCGAGCAGTCCGGAAACGTGCTGGAGGTGCAGTCGATCAGTGTCGACTGCGACGCCGATACGCTGCTGGTGATGGCGCGCCCGGCGGGGCCGACCTGCCACACCGGCGCCGATAGCTGTTTCGATGGCGCGCCGAAGGACTTCCTCGGCGGGCTGGGCCAGCTGGTGGCGATGCGCGACGCGCAGCGGCCACCGGGCAGCTACACCACGAGCCTGTTCGAAGGCGGCATCCGCCGCATCGCGCAGAAGGTGGGCGAGGAGGGCGTGGAGACCGCGCTGGCGGCGGTGGCGCAGGATGACGACGCGCTGCTGGGCGAGGCCTCGGACCTGCTGTATCACCTGCTGGTGCTGCTGCGCGCGCGCGGGTTGTCGCTGGATGATGCGCGGGCGATGCTGGAAAGGCGCCATCGTTGA
- the hisH gene encoding imidazole glycerol phosphate synthase subunit HisH, producing the protein MSDVALIDAGGANLGSVRYALERLGASVRLVRDADGLVDARRVILPGVGAAGPGMQRLHAQGLVEPLQRLEVPLMGICLGMQLLFERSEEAGVETLGLIPGVVRKLVPACGIRVPHMGWNRLLPLRESLLLRGVPERASAYFVHSYAAPLNSHTVAACDHGGLFTAVVEQGRYYGAQFHPERSGDTGSLMLRNFLEGTVA; encoded by the coding sequence GTGAGCGACGTCGCGCTGATCGATGCCGGCGGTGCCAATCTGGGCTCGGTGCGCTATGCGCTTGAACGACTCGGCGCCAGCGTTCGGCTGGTGCGCGATGCCGATGGCCTGGTCGATGCGCGGCGGGTGATCCTGCCCGGCGTCGGCGCCGCAGGCCCGGGTATGCAGCGCCTGCACGCGCAGGGCCTGGTGGAACCGCTGCAGCGACTGGAGGTGCCGCTGATGGGCATCTGCCTGGGCATGCAGCTGCTGTTCGAACGCTCCGAGGAAGCGGGCGTGGAGACGCTGGGGCTGATTCCCGGCGTGGTACGCAAGCTGGTGCCGGCCTGCGGCATCCGCGTGCCGCACATGGGCTGGAACCGGCTGCTGCCGCTGCGCGAGTCATTGCTGCTGCGCGGCGTGCCGGAGCGCGCCAGTGCCTACTTCGTGCACAGCTATGCGGCCCCCCTGAACAGCCACACCGTGGCCGCCTGCGATCACGGTGGCCTGTTCACTGCCGTGGTGGAGCAGGGCCGCTACTACGGCGCGCAGTTCCATCCCGAGCGTTCCGGCGACACCGGTTCGCTGATGCTGCGAAATTTTCTCGAGGGCACCGTTGCATGA
- the hisB gene encoding bifunctional histidinol-phosphatase/imidazoleglycerol-phosphate dehydratase HisB, with protein sequence MTPILFIDRDGTLIEEPSDFQIDAYEKLRFVPQVIPALLKLRDAGYQFVIVTNQDGLGSDSYPRASFDGPNELMLQIFESQGITFRDVLIDCSWPQDNAPTRKPGIGLMTAYLQDRSIDWSRSGMVGDRITDLQFADNLNIRGFQLRTEQFGGEWDWPGIAHALADAPRTAVVQRNTKETKIRVELDLDRAGDARISTGLPFFDHMLEQIGKHGGFALDIQTEGDLHIDEHHTIEDTGLALGQALREALGDKRGIGRYGFTLPMDETLASAALDFSGRPYFVFEGEFKRERVGDMPTELVPHFFRSLCDASGLNLNLQVRGDNDHHKVEACFKALARALRPALARQGTALPTTKGAL encoded by the coding sequence ATGACCCCGATCCTGTTCATCGACCGCGACGGCACCCTCATCGAGGAGCCGTCCGATTTCCAGATCGACGCCTACGAGAAGCTGCGCTTCGTCCCGCAGGTGATCCCGGCGCTGCTGAAGCTGCGTGATGCCGGCTACCAGTTCGTGATCGTCACCAACCAGGATGGCCTGGGCAGCGACAGTTACCCGCGTGCCAGCTTCGATGGCCCCAACGAGCTGATGCTGCAGATCTTCGAGAGCCAGGGCATCACTTTCCGTGACGTACTGATCGATTGCAGCTGGCCGCAGGACAACGCGCCGACCCGCAAGCCGGGCATCGGCCTGATGACCGCCTACCTGCAGGACCGCAGCATCGACTGGTCGCGTTCGGGCATGGTGGGGGACCGCATCACCGACCTGCAGTTCGCCGACAACCTCAACATCCGAGGTTTCCAGCTGCGCACCGAGCAGTTTGGTGGCGAGTGGGACTGGCCGGGCATCGCCCACGCGCTGGCCGATGCGCCGCGCACCGCCGTGGTCCAGCGCAATACGAAAGAGACGAAGATCCGCGTCGAACTGGACCTGGATCGCGCAGGCGATGCGCGCATCTCCACCGGCCTGCCATTCTTCGACCACATGCTGGAGCAGATCGGCAAGCACGGCGGCTTCGCCCTGGACATCCAGACAGAGGGTGACCTGCACATCGACGAGCACCACACCATCGAGGATACCGGCCTGGCGCTGGGTCAGGCGCTGCGCGAGGCGCTGGGCGACAAGCGCGGCATTGGTCGCTATGGCTTCACCCTGCCGATGGATGAAACCCTGGCCAGCGCTGCGCTGGATTTCAGTGGTCGGCCGTACTTCGTGTTCGAAGGTGAATTCAAGCGCGAACGGGTGGGCGACATGCCAACCGAGCTGGTGCCGCACTTCTTCCGTTCGCTGTGCGATGCCAGCGGCCTGAACCTGAACCTGCAGGTGCGCGGTGACAACGATCACCACAAGGTGGAGGCCTGCTTCAAGGCGCTGGCGCGCGCGCTGCGGCCGGCGTTGGCGCGGCAGGGCACGGCGTTGCCGACCACCAAGGGGGCCCTGTGA
- the hisF gene encoding imidazole glycerol phosphate synthase subunit HisF: MLSRRIIPCLDVRDGRVVKGVRFRDHVDMGDIAELAQRYRDQGADELVFYDIGASPEARSVDVAWIERIARLIDIPFCVAGGIDSVETARRVLFAGADKVSINSPALGRPELITELADEFGVQCVVVGVDSVREADGQWRVRRFSGDPDKTQAVPLRTLDWIVEAQRRGAGEIVLNCMDSDGVRRGYDIAQLQQARALCLVPLIASGGAGTMDHFAEAFDQADVDGALAASVFHSGAIAIADLKRYLREQQIEVRDVY, translated from the coding sequence ATGTTGAGCCGCCGCATCATTCCCTGCCTGGATGTACGCGATGGCCGCGTGGTCAAGGGCGTGCGCTTCCGGGATCACGTCGACATGGGCGACATCGCCGAACTGGCACAGCGCTACCGCGACCAGGGCGCCGACGAGCTGGTGTTCTATGACATCGGCGCCAGTCCCGAGGCACGTTCGGTGGATGTGGCCTGGATCGAGCGCATCGCGCGGCTGATCGACATTCCGTTCTGCGTGGCCGGTGGCATCGACAGTGTCGAGACGGCGCGTCGCGTGTTGTTTGCCGGTGCCGACAAGGTCTCGATCAATTCACCGGCGTTGGGGCGCCCCGAACTGATCACCGAGCTGGCCGACGAGTTCGGCGTGCAGTGCGTGGTGGTGGGTGTCGATTCGGTGCGCGAGGCCGACGGGCAATGGCGGGTGCGCCGCTTCAGTGGCGATCCGGACAAGACCCAGGCGGTGCCATTGCGCACCCTGGACTGGATCGTCGAGGCACAGCGCCGTGGCGCCGGCGAGATCGTGTTGAACTGCATGGACAGCGACGGCGTGCGCCGCGGCTACGATATCGCGCAGCTGCAGCAGGCGCGGGCACTGTGCCTGGTGCCGCTGATCGCCTCCGGTGGCGCCGGCACGATGGACCACTTTGCTGAAGCGTTCGACCAGGCCGATGTCGATGGCGCACTGGCCGCCAGCGTGTTCCACAGCGGCGCGATTGCCATTGCGGACTTGAAGCGCTACCTGCGCGAGCAGCAGATCGAGGTGCGGGATGTCTATTGA
- a CDS encoding calcineurin-like phosphoesterase C-terminal domain-containing protein: protein MKLPAAWLCCLLLTSPAWAADTLVSGKVYLERDGRPGRGATDPGLAGVQVSNGEAIVKTAADGSYSLPVRDGQTVFVIKPDAYSFPKAVDGLPSFWRHYRPNGSPALKYGGIAATSDVTRNWDFALQPDRHDSRRGFQMLVFTDSQTASLKDIGYYQQSIVAPLVGQTKARMGTTLGDIVNDDLTLYPAINTVTTSLGVPWFHVPGNHDLDFDAASDEHSLDSWRNIYGPDTYAVEEGGASFVFLDDVVYDPKAKPKYVGGLREDQFAFLANYLKGLHKDRLLVLGMHIPLFDAAPGRETFRHADRQRLFDLLKDFRNVLVLSGHSHTQQHVYHGKADGWKGDKPLHEYNVGANCGAFWSGVKNAAGVPDSTMSDGTPKGYALLDVAGNGSYTLHYRVAGKPASEQIGLHAPKVLRQGAYPAWGIYANVYMGEDASVVEYRVDGGAWQPMKQVSQPDPRLMVENVADDLASTLRGYDRSPEATASPHLWRGALPTDLAVGSHKVEVRSTQPDGAVFTATTSYSLQTAQP, encoded by the coding sequence ATGAAACTGCCTGCCGCCTGGCTGTGCTGCCTGTTGCTGACCTCGCCGGCCTGGGCCGCCGATACCCTGGTCAGCGGCAAGGTCTATCTGGAGCGCGACGGCAGGCCGGGGCGGGGCGCGACCGATCCGGGCCTGGCCGGGGTGCAGGTCTCCAACGGCGAGGCCATCGTCAAGACCGCCGCCGACGGCAGCTACAGCCTGCCGGTGCGCGATGGCCAGACCGTGTTCGTGATCAAGCCCGATGCGTATTCGTTCCCGAAGGCGGTCGATGGCCTGCCCTCGTTCTGGCGCCATTACCGCCCGAACGGCTCGCCGGCGCTGAAGTACGGTGGCATCGCCGCCACCAGCGATGTCACCCGCAACTGGGATTTCGCCCTGCAGCCGGATCGCCATGACAGCCGCCGCGGTTTCCAGATGCTGGTGTTCACCGATTCGCAGACCGCCAGCCTGAAGGACATCGGCTACTACCAGCAGTCGATCGTGGCACCGCTGGTTGGCCAGACCAAGGCGCGCATGGGCACCACCCTGGGCGACATCGTCAACGACGATCTGACCCTGTATCCGGCGATCAACACGGTCACCACCTCCCTGGGCGTGCCGTGGTTCCATGTGCCGGGCAACCACGACCTCGACTTCGATGCGGCCAGCGACGAGCATTCGCTGGACAGCTGGCGCAACATCTATGGCCCGGATACCTACGCAGTGGAAGAGGGCGGTGCCAGCTTCGTGTTCCTTGATGATGTGGTGTATGACCCGAAGGCCAAGCCGAAGTATGTCGGTGGCCTGCGCGAAGATCAGTTCGCGTTCCTCGCCAACTACCTGAAGGGCCTGCACAAGGACCGCCTGCTGGTACTGGGCATGCACATCCCGCTGTTCGATGCGGCGCCGGGGCGCGAGACGTTCCGCCACGCCGATCGCCAGCGCCTGTTCGATCTGCTCAAGGACTTCCGCAATGTGCTGGTGCTCAGCGGCCACAGCCACACCCAGCAGCACGTCTACCATGGCAAGGCCGACGGCTGGAAGGGCGACAAGCCGCTGCACGAGTACAACGTCGGTGCCAACTGCGGCGCGTTCTGGTCGGGCGTGAAGAATGCCGCTGGGGTGCCGGACAGCACCATGAGCGATGGCACACCCAAGGGCTACGCGCTGCTGGATGTGGCCGGCAACGGCAGCTACACGCTGCACTACCGGGTGGCGGGCAAGCCGGCCAGCGAACAGATCGGCCTGCATGCACCCAAGGTGCTGCGCCAGGGTGCCTACCCGGCGTGGGGCATCTATGCCAACGTCTACATGGGCGAGGACGCCAGCGTGGTCGAGTACCGCGTCGATGGCGGCGCCTGGCAGCCGATGAAGCAGGTCAGCCAGCCCGATCCGCGCCTGATGGTGGAGAACGTGGCCGATGATCTGGCCAGCACCCTGCGCGGCTACGACCGCTCGCCGGAAGCCACCGCGTCGCCGCACCTGTGGCGTGGCGCGCTGCCGACTGATCTGGCGGTAGGCAGCCACAAGGTTGAAGTACGCTCGACCCAGCCGGACGGCGCAGTGTTCACCGCCACCACCAGCTACAGCCTGCAGACGGCCCAGCCCTGA
- the hisA gene encoding 1-(5-phosphoribosyl)-5-[(5-phosphoribosylamino)methylideneamino]imidazole-4-carboxamide isomerase, producing MSFIVYPALDIRDGRVVRLRQGDYGQETSYGDDPLPRAQAFAAQGAQWMHLVDLDAARAGGYTLAPLLAAIRANTPLQVQTGGGVRGRDDLARILDAGAHRVVVGSLAVRRPDEVVGWLEEFGAERITLALDARQDAQGQWQLPVHGWTENAGVTLDDLAQRYARAGMRHLLCTDIARDGMLAGPNISLYQHLSALLPGVAVQASGGIRDVADVAEARAAGCGGAVLGKALLEQRMDLGEALAC from the coding sequence ATGAGTTTCATCGTCTACCCCGCACTGGATATCCGCGATGGCCGTGTGGTACGGCTGCGGCAGGGCGACTACGGGCAGGAAACCTCCTATGGCGACGATCCGTTGCCGCGCGCGCAGGCGTTCGCCGCACAGGGTGCGCAGTGGATGCATCTGGTCGACCTGGATGCCGCGCGTGCCGGCGGCTATACGCTGGCGCCGCTGCTGGCGGCGATCCGCGCGAACACGCCGCTGCAGGTGCAGACCGGTGGCGGCGTGCGCGGCCGCGATGATCTGGCGCGTATCCTCGATGCCGGCGCACACCGCGTCGTGGTCGGTTCGCTGGCGGTGCGCCGCCCCGACGAAGTCGTCGGCTGGCTGGAGGAATTCGGCGCCGAACGCATCACCCTTGCACTCGATGCACGCCAGGACGCGCAGGGACAATGGCAGCTGCCGGTGCACGGCTGGACCGAGAACGCCGGGGTGACTCTGGATGATCTGGCCCAGCGCTACGCGCGCGCCGGGATGCGTCATCTGTTGTGCACCGACATCGCCCGTGACGGCATGCTGGCCGGGCCCAACATCAGCCTCTACCAGCACCTGTCGGCACTGCTGCCGGGTGTGGCGGTGCAGGCCTCCGGTGGCATCCGTGACGTGGCCGACGTCGCCGAGGCGCGCGCGGCGGGCTGCGGCGGTGCGGTCCTCGGCAAGGCGCTGCTGGAGCAGCGCATGGACCTGGGCGAGGCGCTGGCATGTTGA
- a CDS encoding glucokinase, translated as MTIAAASPVSSDSARGGLPRSLVVADVGGTFARLALAEAQPGQAPRLGGYRTYACADHPSLAAILADFTAGLGQPVQTAVVAIAGLLDGDVLINANLPWTVSLSATRAQSGLRELQLINDFEAVALAIPYLQPDTLVPLNGDADPAHAFPALVLGAGTGLGAALRFADGERPVLASEIGHAALGAGNALELQVLGKLLQRWAHVDNERVLSGSGLMNLYPCLCELRGVAPVWTSTEALIGAARSGEDALAVETLQVFCAWLGSLAGDAAIAVGARSVYLAGGISAHVQHFLADGRFRERFLNKGVLTEVLRQVPVWRVEHGQLGVLGAAVWHAARQPTHD; from the coding sequence GTGACCATCGCAGCAGCGTCTCCGGTTTCTTCCGACTCCGCCCGCGGCGGGCTTCCACGCAGCCTGGTTGTCGCCGATGTCGGCGGCACCTTCGCGCGTCTGGCGCTGGCCGAAGCGCAGCCCGGCCAAGCCCCGCGCCTGGGCGGCTACCGCACCTACGCCTGCGCCGACCATCCCAGCCTGGCCGCGATCCTGGCCGACTTCACCGCCGGCCTCGGCCAGCCGGTGCAGACCGCGGTGGTCGCCATCGCCGGCCTGCTCGATGGCGATGTACTGATCAACGCCAACCTGCCGTGGACGGTGTCGCTGTCGGCCACCCGCGCGCAGTCCGGGCTGCGCGAGCTGCAGCTGATCAATGATTTCGAGGCGGTGGCGCTGGCCATTCCCTACCTGCAGCCTGACACGCTGGTACCGCTGAACGGCGATGCCGATCCGGCGCACGCGTTTCCGGCCCTGGTGCTGGGCGCCGGCACCGGCCTGGGCGCCGCACTGCGCTTTGCCGACGGCGAGCGCCCGGTGCTGGCCAGCGAAATCGGCCATGCCGCGCTCGGCGCCGGCAATGCGCTGGAACTGCAGGTGCTGGGCAAGCTGCTGCAGCGCTGGGCGCACGTGGACAACGAGCGCGTGCTGTCCGGTAGCGGCCTGATGAACCTGTATCCGTGCCTGTGTGAACTGCGCGGCGTCGCCCCGGTGTGGACCAGTACCGAAGCGCTGATCGGCGCCGCCCGCAGCGGTGAGGATGCGCTGGCGGTCGAGACGCTGCAGGTGTTCTGCGCCTGGCTGGGCAGCCTGGCTGGTGACGCGGCAATCGCCGTCGGCGCGCGCTCGGTGTACCTGGCCGGCGGCATCTCCGCGCATGTGCAGCATTTCCTGGCCGATGGGCGCTTCCGTGAGCGTTTCCTCAACAAGGGCGTGCTGACCGAGGTGCTGCGCCAGGTGCCGGTGTGGCGGGTGGAGCATGGCCAGCTGGGCGTGCTCGGCGCGGCGGTCTGGCATGCCGCGCGGCAACCCACGCACGACTGA